One Candidatus Methylomirabilota bacterium genomic window, CACGGGCTCCCGACGTTCGCGACGGTCGGCCTGCCGGATCCCGCCGTGCGCGAGAGCCGAGACCGCGTCCGCGCGGCCATGCGGAACGCGGGCTTTCCGTTTCCGGCGGACCGGGTGACCGTGAACCTCGCGCCGGCCGATCTCCGCAAGGAGGGCGTGAGCTTCGATCTGGCGATTGCCCTCGGCCTGCTGGTGGCCTCCGGCTCCCTCAAGAGGGAGCGCGTCGACGGGCTCCTCGTCGCGGGCGAGCTCGCCCTGGATGGCACGATCCATCCGGTGCGGGGCGTCCTCCCGATGGCGCTGGCGGCCGTGCGGGCGGGGTTGGGGGGCTGCCTCTTGGCGCCCGGGAACGCGGTTGAGGCCGCCGTCGTCGACGGACTCGCCATCTACCCCGCCGGGACGCTCGGCGAGGCGGCCGCCTTCCTGAACGGCGAGCTGGCGATCGCGCCGCTCGTCGCGGACCGCGACAGGCTCCTGGCGGAGGGCGACACGGACGACGTCGACTTCGCCGATGTCCGCGGGCAGGCCCACGCCAAGCGCGGTCTCGAGATCGCGGCGGCCGGCGGCCACAACGTGTTGCTGCTGGGTCCGCCGGGGTCGGGAAAGACGATGCTCGCGCGGCGACTCGGGTCGATCCTGCCGCCGCTGAGTCTCGCCGAGGCCATCGAGGTGAGCACGGTGTGGAGCGTGGCCGGGCGCCTCCCGAGCCGAGGCCTCATGGGGGAGCGGCCGTTCCGGGCGCCGCATCACACGACCTCCGATGCCGGCCTCATCGGCGGCGGCCGTGGCCCGCAGCCGGGCGAGGTGAGCCTGGCCCACCTCGGCGTGCTCTTCCTGGACGAGCTGCCGGAGTTCCGGCGCAACGTGCTGGAGGCGCTGCGCCAGCCGCTGGAGGAGCGCGCCGTCACCATCGCGCGCGCCCGCGGCACGCTGCGGCTGCCCGCGCGCTTC contains:
- a CDS encoding YifB family Mg chelatase-like AAA ATPase; protein product: MLARVVSACLRGIEAALVRVEVDVSHGLPTFATVGLPDPAVRESRDRVRAAMRNAGFPFPADRVTVNLAPADLRKEGVSFDLAIALGLLVASGSLKRERVDGLLVAGELALDGTIHPVRGVLPMALAAVRAGLGGCLLAPGNAVEAAVVDGLAIYPAGTLGEAAAFLNGELAIAPLVADRDRLLAEGDTDDVDFADVRGQAHAKRGLEIAAAGGHNVLLLGPPGSGKTMLARRLGSILPPLSLAEAIEVSTVWSVAGRLPSRGLMGERPFRAPHHTTSDAGLIGGGRGPQPGEVSLAHLGVLFLDELPEFRRNVLEALRQPLEERAVTIARARGTLRLPARFQLVAAMNPCPCGMLGHGACGCTPTAVRTYRGRISGPLLDRMDLQVEVAPVTYEEMTGPPGESSAAVGARVEAARRRQADRLPRTGVAANAELPP